One genomic segment of Strix aluco isolate bStrAlu1 chromosome 9, bStrAlu1.hap1, whole genome shotgun sequence includes these proteins:
- the MUC4 gene encoding mucin-4 isoform X5 → MALGVSPSSITQEMAADMSPLTLVTPLPAMGASGGPRSDGSTTERAVVTASLEVDTEENPGASAAGPAPSHVIVTTGPSPEPPPQGTDAPETRHPVDLPLLTPREGRSALPAVAYPSPTPATTSPLHNATAGKTPQPVTLMPPENAAVERDGGRSQLAGDGRTTQAAPSSTLVENTRVGAITGTPLSSDTTLGTAPLASPPTTASVSARPRAAASDHSYRSAEPTTDTGTDLDMDMASPTTGNETAGLPLGRPTPMAGVAEPGTGDATTLAHSPLDSKSPVAVAIMDTVSPTDPEPFIASSSDLAHSTAEPNVSVSPSVPGNTRLVVVAPSVTPSITVTDTAAGAGDASLDRVTTPHSDVLSSASAPHSPHVTPRPSPGTTDSTHDPALRALSPVAEDKPMAGVSSLAVGHTHTWETTAVSQSGAGGTTAWVDTTHSESGAEGAAPPASTNSTHVPVSNTAGTSPATTPAASVSPSSTIPPATSASGETFVMTRATAAVSPATAKATSTSSDLSLAVTHEEAGGGGQPVLSPAARTPSVETTAGSWAVLGPSPAVTVPSSPLPSLHSPAEEPATAPSSLLGVGATGEPADRQAPPELATGVTSPTATSNRATGQAASTSPPGFRTSLGAPALGEKTAITAGSTTSITAGSTKPITAGSTTGIAAGSTVAIMASSTTGITAGSSTMAIASGSTKPITAGSTTGIAAGSTTGIAAGSTTTIAASSTTGIAAGNTKPFTAGSTTGISAGSTTAITAGSTAAIAAGSTTGIAAGSTMAITAGSTTGIAAGSTTAITAGSTMAITAGSTTSIAAGSTASITAGSTTDIAAGSTMVITAGSTVAVARTAPASPAKDAGGLLAQGTTAPGRPPATTSPAVSLASAFGTQRGPATTPSTSAHTTAGHRNPAPEPPPTHKLIMPSALLYPFGMEGGDQECVQRMVDFNCPLFKPEIGFPFGKSLRDALYFTDNGQIIFPPTDNYVPSNPNPPPQGFSGQEALPMVAAFWDDADFSQGVGTTWYQEYSTLSSTRDPLVHDVEAKIEKYLKTPYVAKWTLKVTWEKAPAYPSRWDDTQTNTYQAVLTTDGNRSFALLLYQDRGMRWDYTKLAAGNVLIGFSSGDGYAQNNELTQKPPAVKYRPDQYSSAGTDVRGLWIYRLDTRSRVNYRLRCLVWLDAEPAPATWNAQLPPCPCSWPQAELDPRYRQSRGPVDTSVRMLRTASPNPAGAGVRCLYRDESLLEGWQERAWSLPIHPVADGELEAFDWCCQRVEKPLFCTRFAEKRPRVGCEGYVPPTPAGAFGDPHITTLDGLTYTFNGLGDFVLLLASDAQTSFVLHGRTAQTGTAQATNFVAFAAQYISAITTTVEWTLGSQGDIQVLLNNETIQFSYSQDMDAEVYYSPGVLLVNVSSVTAIFDGAIAVSISATSGILSVVCSLPDQYRNSTKGLLGVWDHDPADDFQMPNGTSIPVNSSEEEIYSYGMTWAVAEQNLFAQSLDSPVMNFTPIFLSRLRQENESQYQLAALQCHGSKECIYDSLSTGDVALGLATQSLVADFQQKKTVLNAFPPVITGDTSLTAFRTERVRRQYHAVGVGARFVSHVSQDLNISESGTLTWEPHSTAPLTISLEAVGSNNLSALLQLRFTLCSCSRSQECDYSDSITLGGSSLQLAACRCEGGYSGPFCQDTPDPCTQGCFPGVGCDSHAGCGPCPAGLTGDGRHCSDIDECAQGTVCPGNTTCTNTVGSFVCSCPAGEEGKGPGCGSACGSHSCPEGYCSNGGLCHLHPITCTPTCTCPPAFTDQRCLVAGGDFWPLPSADLPRRSVQLRVRTLQNATAEEVNSTVSAILDSLEVKAFQSNTNITQMTDSDGFTFVVVSEFAYDSRGTIIRFLNKELLGAITDAFNRQRRQREAGTHLPFQHLHRENVTDLVKLTVAELRRYFPCGLYGYKGYQLHYVGTVGFVCISPCKTGYCQHGSRCQHLPEGPTCSCLPFSIFSPAGARCEWLAVSLTAFIGILLGALALLCLLLATACLALHLCRRHRRQHQGHQDQAGDLPAPPDLSSPSCSLPPRAKETFWRPRTFSYKDPETPRQASEPAPPAALACHQSCPGTSRLMEEPTTAAGPGNRACVEAEDKQLPLGVWSLWEDSIWRRGFFFE, encoded by the exons ATGGCTCTGGGGGTGTCCCCATCCAGCATCACCCAAGAGATGGCAGCAGACATGTCCCCACTGACCCTGGTCACCCCACTGCCAGCAATGGGTGCTTCAGGCGGCCCCCGCTCTGATGGCAGCACCACAGAGCGAGCAGTGGTGACAGCATCCCTGGAGGTGGACACGGAGGAGAACCCAGGTGCCAGTGCAGCAGGGCCAGCTCCCAGCCATGTGATTGTCACCACCGGGCCATCACCAGAGCCACCTCCCCAAGGGACTGATGCTCCTGAAACCAGGCACCCAGTAGATCTGCCTCTTCTGACTCCCAGGGAGGGTCGCTCAGCCCTGCCAGCTGTGGCTTACCCCAGCCCAACACCGGCCACAACCAGCCCCCTCCACAATGCCACCGCTGGCAAGACGCCCCAGCCTGTGACACTGATGCCCCCTGAAAATGCAGCTGTGGAGAGAGATGGGGGCAGGTCTCAGCTGGCAGGAGATGGCAGAACCACCCAGGCAGCTCCGAGCTCAACTCTGGTTGAAAACACAAGGGTGGGTGCCATTACAGGTACCCCCCTCAGCAGTGACACcaccctggggacagccccacTGGCATCACCTCCCACCACAGCCAGCGTCTCTGCTCGGCCAAGGGCGGCCGCATCAGACCACAGCTATCGCAGCGCTGAGCCCACCACAGACACGGGCACGGACTTGGACATGGACATGGCTTCTCCCACCACAGGGAATGAGACTGCGGGGCTGCCCCTGGGGCGGCCCACTCCTATGGCTGGGGTGGCAGAGCCAGGCACGGGTGATGCCACCACCTTGGCACACTCTCCCCTGGACAGTAAAAGCCCTGTGGCAGTGGCCATCATGGACACGGTGTCACCCACCGATCCAGAGCCTTTTATAGCGTCTTCCTCTGACCTCGCTCACAGCACTGCTGAGCCAAATGTCAGTGTGTCCCCTTCTGTCCCTGGGAACACCCGTCTGGTGGTGGTGGCACCGTCTGTCACCCCCAGCATCACTGTCACTGATACAGCAGCGGGAGCAGGCGATGCCAGTCTCGACAGGGTCACAACACCACACTCTGATGTGCTCAGCAGTGCTTCTGCTCCACACAGCCCTCATGTCACCCCGAGGCCATCCCCTGGGACCACCGATAGCACCCATGACCCAGCTTTGAGGGCTCTCAGCCCAGTCGCTGAGGACAAGCCCATGGCTGGGGTCTCCTCACTGGCTGTTGGCCATACACACACATGGGAAACCACAGCCGTCTCCCAGTCAGGTGCTGGGGGTACCACTGCCTGGGTGGACACCACCCACTCTGAGAGCGGTGCTGAGGGTGCAGCACCCCCAGCCAGCACCAACAGCACCCATGTGCCTGTCTCCAACACCGCTGGCACAAGCCCAGCCACCACGCCAGCCGCCAGCGTGTCCCCCAGCAGCACCATCCCACCAGCCACCTCAGCCAGCGGGGAGACCTTCGTGATGACCAGGGCCACCGCAGCCGTGTCGCCTGCCACAGCGAaggccaccagcaccagcagtgACCTGTCCCTCGCTGTGACGCACGAGGAGGCAGGCGGAGGTGGGCAACCTGTCCTATCCCCAGCAGCGCGTACCCCCTCAGTAGAGACAACTGCCGGGTCCTGGGCTGTGCTTggtcccagccctgctgtcacgGTGCCCAGTtcacccctccccagcctgcaCAGCCCAGCGGAGGAGCCAGCAACAGCCCCCTCGTCCCTGCTGGGTGTTGGTGCAACCGGGGAGCCGGCAGACAGACAGGCACCCCCGGAGCTGGCAACAGGCGTCACTTCTCCCACAGCCACCAGTAACCGTGCCACGGGACAGGCAGCGAGTACGTCACCTCCCGGCTTCCGGACATCTCTAGGGGCACCTGCCTTGGGGGAGAAAACAGCCATCACTGCAGGCAGCACCACATCCATCACTGCAGGCAGCACCAAACCCATCACTGCAGGCAGCACCACAGGCATCGCTGCAG GCAGCACAGTGGCCATCATGGCAAGCAGCACCACAGGcatcactgcaggcagcagcaccatgGCCATTGCTTCAGGCAGCACCAAACCCATCACTGCAGGCAGCACCACAGGCATAgctgcaggcagcaccacagGCATCGCTGCAGGCAGCACCACAACCATTGCTGCAAGCAGCACCACAGGCATTGCTGCAGGCAACACCAAACCCTTCACTGCAGGCAGTACCACAGGCATCTCTGCAGGCAGCACCACAGCCAtcactgcaggcagcacagcagccatcgctgcaggcagcaccacagGTATCGCTGCAGGCAGCACCATGGCCATCACTGCAGGCAGCACCACAGGTAttgctgcaggcagcaccacagCCATCACTGCAGGCAGCACCATGGCCATCACTGCAGGCAGCACCACATCCATCGCTGCAGGCAGCACTGCATCCATCACTGCAGGCAGCACCACAGATATTGCTGCAGGCAGCACCATGGTCAtcactgcaggcagcactgtGGCAGTTGCACGCACAGCCCCAGCGAGCCCAGCCAAGGATGCAGGTGGCCTCCTGGCCCAAGGCACCACAGCACCAGGGAGACCACCAGCCACCACCAGCCCTGCTGTCTCCCTGGCTTCTGCCTTTGGGACACAGAGGGGACCAGCCACAACACCAAGCACGTCTGCCCACACCACTGCTGGCCACAGAAATCCTGCCCCTGAGCCTCCACCCACCCACAAGCTTATCA TGCCATCGGCTTTGCTCTACCCCTTCGGCATGGAGGGAGGGGACcaagagtgtgtccagaggatgGTGGATTTTAATTGCCCCCTATTCAAGCCAGAGATTGGGTTCCCCTTCGGAAAGTCGCTGCGGGATGCTCTCTAT TTTACAGATAACGGACAGATCATTTTCCCACCCACGGACAACTATGTCCCCTCCAACCCCAACCCGCCTCCCCAGGGCTTCAGCGGCCAGGAGGCTTTGCCGATGGTGGCTGCCTTCTGGGATGATGCAGATTTCTCCCAGGGTGTCGGCACCACCTGGTACCAG GAGTACTCCACCCTCAGTTCTACCAGAGACCCTCTTGTCCATGATGTGGAAGCAAAGATTGAGAAATACCTGAAAACCCCCTACGTGGCAAAATGGACCTTGAAGGTGACGTGGGAGAAGGCTCCGGCATACCCATCCCGGTGGGATGACACTCAG ACGAACACCTACCAGGCGGTCCTCACCACCGATGGGAACCGTTCCTTTGCTCTGCTGCTCTACCAGGACAGAGGGATGCGCTGGGACTACACCAAGCTGGCTGCGGGCAACGTGCTGATTGGCTTCTCCAG CGGCGATGGCTATGCCCAAAATAACGAGCTGACTCAAAAGCCACCAGCTGTCAAGTACCGACCTGACCAGTACAGCAGCGCTGGCACCG ATGTGCGCGGGCTGTGGATATACAGGCTGGACACTCGCTCCCGGGTGAACTACAGGCTGCGGTGCCTGGTGTGGCTGGACGCAGAGCCAGCGCCGGCCACCTGGAATGCCCAGCTGCCACCATGCCCCTGCTCCTGGCCTCAGGCAGAGCTGGACCCCCGCTACCGCCAGAGCAGAG GCCCAGTGGACACCTCCGTGAGGATGCTGCGCACTGCGTCACCCAACCCGGCTGGAGCCGGCGTGCGGTGTCTGTACCGAGATGAGAGCTTGCTCGAAGGCTGGCAGGAGAGAGCATGGAGCCTCCCCATCCACCCTGTCGCTG ATGGGGAGCTGGAGGCATTTGACTGGTGCTGCCAGCGCGTGGAGAAGCCCCTGTTCTGCACCAGGTTTGCTGAGAAGAGACCGAGGGTTGGCTGTGAGGGATATGTGCCACCCACCCCTG CTGGTGCCTTCGGGGACCCCCACATCACCACCCTGGATGGACTCACCTACACCTTCAATGGGCTCGGGGACTTTGTCCTGCTGCTGGCCAGCGATGCCCAGACCAGCTTCGTGCTGCATGGGCGCACAGCCCAGACTGGTACAGCCCAGGCCACCAACTTCGTGGCCTTCGCTGCCCAGTACATCTCTGCCATCACAACAACA GTTGAGTGGACCTTGGGGAGCCAGGGTGACATCCAAGTCCTCCTGAACAATGAAACCATCCAGTTTTCCTATTCCCAAG ACATGGATGCTGAGGTGTACTACAGCCCTGGTGTCCTGCTGGTCAACGTCTCCTCCGTCACAGCCATCTTCGATGGGGCCATCGCTGTCTCCATCTCAGCCACCTCCGGGATCCTCAGCGTGGTCTGCAGCCTTCCTGATCAGTACCGCAATAGCACCAAGGGCCTCCTGG GTGTGTGGGACCATGACCCCGCAGATGACTTCCAGATGCCGAATGGTACCAGCATCCCTGTGAACAGCAGCGAGGAGGAGATCTACAGCTACGGGATGACCT GGGCTGTTGCAGAGCAAAACCTGTTTGCTCAGTCTCTGGACTCACCAGTAATGAACTTCACACCCATCTTCTTGTCTCGGCTGCGGCAGGAGAACGAAAGCCAGTACCAGCTGGCAGCTTTGCAGTGCCATGGCAGCAAGGAGTGCATCTACGATTCGCTGAGCACAGGGGACGTGGCCCTGGGCCTGGCCACCCAGAGCCTCGTGGCCGACTTCCAGCAGAAGAAGACTGTACTCA ATGCCTTCCCTCCCGTCATCACCGGTGACACATCGCTCACAGCCTTCAGGACAGAAAGGGTCAGGAGGCAGTACCATGCTGTGGGGGTGGGCGCACGCTTTGTGTCCCACGTCTCGCAAGACCTCAACATATCTG AGAGTGGCACCCTGACGTGGGAGCCCCACAGCACGGCCCCGCTCACCATCAGCCTGGAGGCCGTTGGGTCCAACAATCTCTCCGCCCTCCTTCAGCTCCGCTTCACcctttgcagctgcagcaggagccaggaGTGTGACTACAGCGATAGCATCACCCTCGGGGGGTCCTCCCTGCAG CTGGCAGCCTGCAGGTGTGAGGGCGGCTACTCGGGTCCCTTCTGCCAGGACACTCCGGACCCCTGCACCCAGGGATGCTTCCCCGGCGTGGGCTGTGACTCGCATGCTGGCTGTGGCCCCTGTCCGGCTGGCCTGACTGGTGACGGGCGGCACTGCTCAG ATATCGACGAGTGTGCGCAGGGGACAGTGTGCCCAGGGAACACCACCTGCACCAACACGGTGGGAAGCTTTGTCTGCTCCTGCCCAGCCGGTGAGGAGG GCAAGGGACCAGGCTGTGGCTCAGCCTGCGGCTCCCACTCCTGCCCCGAGGGGTACTGCAGCAACGGGGGACTCTGCCACCTgcaccccatcacctgcaccccCACCTGTACCTGTCCCCCAGCTTTCACCGACCAGCGCTGCCTGGTGGCAGGGGGGGATTTTTGGCCGCTGCCCAGTGCAG ATCTCCCCCGGAGAAGTGTCCAGCTGCGGGTCAGGACGTTGCAAAATGCCACTGCTGAGGAAGTCAACAGCACT GTCTCGGCCATCCTGGACTCCCTGGAGGTAAAGGCTTTCCAGAGCAACACCAACATTACCCAGAT GACAGACAGCGATGGCTTCACCTTCGTAGTGGTGTCTGAGTTCGCCTATGACAGCCGTGGCACCATCATCCGCTTCCTGAACAAGGAGCTGCTGGGGGCCATCACCGATGCCTTCAACAGGCAGCGGAGGCAGCGGGAGGCAGGCACACACCTCCCCTTCCAGCACCTGCACCGGGAGAACGTCACTGACCTGGTGAAGT TGACAGTGGCTGAGCTGAGGCGCTATTTTCCATGTGGTCTGTATGGCTACAAAGGCTACCAGCTCCACTACGTGGGGACCGTCGGATTCGTCTGCATCTCCCCTTGCAAGACAGGCTACTGCCAGCACGGCAGCCGGTGCCAGCACCTGCCTGAGGGGCCCACATGCAG CTGCCTCCCCTTCTCCATCTTCTCACCCGCTGGTGCCCGGTGCGAGTGGCTGGCCGTCAGCCTCACTGCCTTCATCGGCATCTTGCTGggagccctggctctgctctgcctcctgctcgcCACTGCCTGCCTGGCCTTGCACCTCTGCCGCCGGCACCGCCGCCAGCACCAAGG GCACCAGGACCAGGCAGGGGATCTCCCAGCCCCTCCTGACTTGTCatccccttcctgctccctccctcccagggcTAAGGAGACCTTCTGGAGGCCACGGACCTTCTCCT ATAAGGATCCAGAGACCCCACGTCAGGCCTCCGagccagcccccccagcagccctaGCCTGCCACCAGTCCTGCCCCGGCACCTCCAGGCTCATGGAGGAGCCAACCACTGCTGCCGGCCCCGGGAACCGCGCCTGTGTGGAGGCAGAGGACAAGCAGCTGCCTTTAGGGGTCTGGTCTTTGTGGGAGGATTCAATCTggaggaggggttttttttttgaatga